Part of the Candidatus Methylomirabilota bacterium genome, CTTGCTCCACTCTGGCATCGGCAGCTCGGCCTTCGTCTCCGCCCACTTCTCCGGCCACACCACGCGGCGCTGGCCCCTGAGGACCTGGAAGGTGATGCCCTCGTGGGCGTTCATGCCCTTGGCGTCCACCTTGTAGCGGCCGAAGACCGTCTGCACCTCGATCGTGGCCAGCGCCTCGCGCAGCTTCTCGCTGTCGAAGCCGCCCGCCTTCTTGACAGCGGCCTCGGTTACCTGCAAGGCGCCGTAGGCCGTGCCGGCGTGGTAGTTGGGCTTCTCGCCAAAGCGCTTCTCGTAGTTCGCGATATACTCCTCCATACCCGGGTGCTTGAGGATCTTGGGCAGCGGCTCCCACTGGCTGAAGCCGAGCACGTACTCGGCCGTCGCGCCGAGCTGCTCCGGGAAGTTCGGCAGCGCTGGGCCGATCGTGCTGCAGTACAGCTTGAAGTTCATGTTCTGCTCGTGCATCTGGCGGAGCTGGGCGGCCGAATCCGCGAAGTAGCTGTTGGAGAAGACCGCCTCAGCGCCGGCCGCCTTGATCTTCTGGAGCAGCGCGGTGAAGTCGGTCTGCTTCAGCGGATAGTTCTCCTCGATCACGATCTCGATGCCGAGCTGCTTGGCCCAGTCCTTGGCGCCCTTGCCGGCCTGGCGTGGGAAGAGGCTGTCCTCGCCGATGATGGCCGCCTTCTTCACGCCGATCTGCTTGGCGAGGTGCACCGCGCCCTTCTGGTAGTCCTCGGCGACGGCGACGATGTTGAAGATGTAACGCCGCCCCTTCTCCCAGATGGGGCTGGACGCCGCCCCATAGGCCACGAACGGCATCTTGTAGCGTTCGGTGACGTTGGTGACCGCCTCGGTGATGCCGCTCGAGTACGGACCCAGGATCAGGTCGACCTTGTCCTCGGTGATCAGCTTCTCGTAGAGCTTGATACTGGTCTGGGTGTCGGACTTGTCGTCGAGCAGGATGAGGCGGACCTTGTGACCCAGCAGGCCGCCGCGGGCGTTCACCTCGTCGACCCACATCTTGATCGAGTTGACCTGGCGACTCGCCGGCTCGGCGTAGCGCCCGGTCTGGGAGATCGCGCCGCCGATGAGCGCCTCGTTGTTCGGGCGGTGGTTAGCCCAGGCCGGGACGGCGCCGGCCAGGAGCAGCACCCCCAGCGCGCCCGCGAGAGTCCGGATCGGCGTCACGAACAGGCCTGCTAGGGGCGGTCGTGAGCGCATGAGCGTCGTTCCTCCCTTATGTTCTCGGACAGGACAGATCGGCCAGCGACAAGTGGCGGGCACTCTACTCCAATTGCGGGCTGTCAACAACAGGGGAAAGGGCCGCAGCGCATCCGCCTCGCTGCTAGACTGCTGCCTCGTGACTTCGGATCACCCAAGCGTCGGACGCGCACGGACGCTCGAGCATGCGGCCGGGCGGACCCGCCGGGAAGGCTTCTGGCTGGTCGCCGCGGCGGCGCTCTGCTGGAGCACTGGCGGCCTCGACACCCGCCGCGTCCAGGCGGGCTCAAAGTGGCGCCGGCTGCTTCGTGCTTTAGTAGCCGCCGCCCCCGCCTGCCGATCGGTCGCATAGGCCCAGAGCAGAGCGCCAAACCCCGCCGCTCTTCGCGCACTCCTCGGCCGGACTGAGAGTCCCGGTGGCTGTCGGCCCACACGCGGCGACCAACGACGCGATCCCCAGGAGTACGACAACAAGTTTCAGCATGGCCGTGGGCCTCCTTGTCACTTACATGCCGCTCCCACCGCCGGCACCCCCTGACTCGGGCGCGTTCGGCAGACCGGTCACGGTCACCACGATCCCGCCCCGTGCTGCACCTTGATCCCAGATCATCACCTGCGCTCGCGCGGGTACCACGAGGTAGCCCGTTACGACTCCAGCGGCGCTCGGCAGCTCGTAGACGACAAAGCCAGCCTTCAGGACGGCTGCGTAGTCATCGGGCTCCGCCATACCCTTACGGTTGACTCTGGGGAGGTCGAGCCTTACGGGGGCTGCTGTCGTCTCGAACAGCACGGCGTTGTACTGCCGGCTGCCGCTTGGGTCTTCGGAGACCGTCACGTTGTACTGCCCGCGGGGCACCTGATCGACCTGCCGAGGGCGGAGCAGCGCCTGCGGGGCACAGCTGAGGATCCCGACCAGACAGCCGGAGACGGCGAGCAGTTCCATGAGTCGACGTCGGAGCATCGCGATGTCGTCTCCTTCGATACCACAACCTGGCGGTATCTCCTTTGGTTCCCGCGCCTCTCAGGCCGAGGGCACGCCGCGTCTGCCACAGTGCTAGAGTGAAGCCAATTTACGCGGGTCGATCCCTTCTCAGGAAGTGGTCGAGGTGATTGGCGAAGAGCTGCCGGTCGCTCTGGTCGAACGGCGCCGGCCCGCCGAGGACAGCACCGGTCGAGCGCAGCTCCTGCATGAGGTTGCGCATGGCGAGGCGCTCACGGACATTGTCCTCCGAGTAGAGCTCTCCTCGCGGATCGAGCGCGTGCGCACCGCGCGCGATCACTTCGGCGGCCAGGGGTATGTCGGCCGTGATCACTAAGTCCCCGGGCTGGACTTCCTGCACGATGCGGTGGTCGGCCACGTCGAAGCCCCTCGCCACCCGGACGCTCCTGATGAAGGGTGACGGCGGGGTGCGGAGCGGCGCGTTCGCGACCAGCGTCGTCAGGACCTGCGCGCGCTCGGCGGCCCGGAACAGGATCTCCTTGATGACTTGCGGGCACGCATCCGCGTCTACCCAGATCTGCACTCAGCGCCTCTAGCCCCGCGGCTTCACCCACGTCTCCGACCACGCCAGGCACGCGCTCGAGCTCTGCCGGTCTCCCCGCGTCTCCGCCCACGGCGCGCCGGGAGCGAAACGGCCGCTCACTTCGATCTGAGCCGACTTCGCGGGGAAGAAGGTGCTGAAGACGCCGATGGGCCGGTTGTTCATCCCCGGCGCCATCGTGAGCACGAAGGGCTCGAGGCAGTCGTACCACGTGAGGCGGATGCGCTCGGTGGCCGAGGTCACGGTCTCGCCGGCGGTCGCGCGCGGGTCGCCCAAGCGAGAGAACTGCGCGCCGATCACGGGCAGGGCGGTGTCGGCGAAGGCGGGAAAGAGCAGCGACTCGATCGTGCGCTGAAGCCAACGTGTCACCGCGATATTGTCGCTGTAGACCTGCACGGCGCCGTTGGTGAGCGGCGATTGCATGAAGAGCGCATGACCAGCCCCCGCGGCGCACCAGAGCACGCGCCAGTGGCTCACGCGGGTCGACAGCGTCGTGCCGCCATCCAGGCTGAGCCGGATGAACGAGTTCTCGCCGGTCATGAGGACGCTGTTGGGATCGACGGGTGAGGCCATCACGCTTCTCCTTGTCGGTCGGGGGACTATTCGACGACGCGATCGGCGCGCAGCAGCAGCGACGGCGGAATGGTGAGCCCCAGCGTCCGGGCGGCTTTGAGGTTGATGACCAGCTCGAATCTGGTGGGCTCTTCTACGGGTAGGTCGCCTGGCCGGGCTCCATTCGCGATCTTGTCGACGTAGGCCCCGACATGGCGCGCGAGATCCGGCAGGCTCGGGCCAAACTCCATGAGGCCGCCCCCTCTGACCCCCTGCCCAACTTCGAAGATCGCAGGCAGCCGCGTACGGGTAACGAACTCGACGATCCGGGGCAAGTCGTTGCCCCGCATGGGTCCAAACAGCACGATGAGCCCGCCGGGCCGCTCCCGGCTCATTGCCGCAAACGCCCGGTCGAAGTCGTCGGAGCTTGACACGCGGACAGACTGCACGGTCACCCCACGACTCGGCGCTGCCATCTCGATCTGCTGAAAGCTGAGCATCATCCCTATCAAGTTCGAGTTCCAGAGCACCGCCACGCGCGAGAGCTTCGGCACTGCCTCCTGGAGCAGCTGCACGCGCTTGGCGCTGATCTCGGCGGCGTTCACGCTCACCCCGGTGATGTTGCCTCCAGGGCGCGCCAGACTGGCGACGATGCCGGCAGCCACCAGATCGGCGAAGCCGACCACCACGATCGGAATGGTCTGGGTGGCCTCCCGCGCGGCCAAGGTCGGCCCCGTACCCACGGTAACCAGGATATCGACCTTGAGCCGCACGAGCTCGGCGGCCAGCTCGGGGAGCCGCTCCGGATTTCCCTGGGCGCTTCGGAACTCGATCGTGACGTTGCGCCCCAGCTCGTACCCGCTCGCGCGGAGCCCGTCCACCAGTGCGCGATCAACGGGATTCGAAGCCGGCTCGAACGTCGGCCGAATACCGTAAAGCAGCCCGATGCGCAGAACCTTGCCTGGCGGAGGCGCGGGCGTCGCCGACGGCGGTGCCGTGACGATGGCAAGCAGCGCGGCCAGTACGAGTGCGAGCGGCCTGGTGGTCACAAGGTATCTCCTCCCGACAATGCGATGGAACACCGCGACCATATGCGACGAGACAGTCAACGTCAAGCGCGCCGCGGGCTCCCCGATCGCGGACCACACCAAAAGAAAATCGGACGCTCCCGATGCTCCGGGAGTCTGGCGCGCTGACGGGCGAGACTACTCACGCTGCGGCGCCAGCCGCGAGCGGCCGTAGGCGACGAAGGCCGAGAGGAGCCCCATCACCAGCGGGATCAGCGCCATCGCGACATCACCGCCCGCCAGCGTGATCCCTGTCGCACCCGTCATGATGATCACCAGCCCGGCGGCGGCCAGCGCTGTCAGGCCCGGCCGAATGCGAAGGAGACCGGGGAGGATCAGGCCGATAGCGCCGAGCACCTCGGCCACGCCGATGAATCGCACGAACGGGCCCGGCAGCGGCATCTGCTTCGTCAGCTCTTCGAGCGGCATGACC contains:
- a CDS encoding amino acid ABC transporter substrate-binding protein produces the protein MTPIRTLAGALGVLLLAGAVPAWANHRPNNEALIGGAISQTGRYAEPASRQVNSIKMWVDEVNARGGLLGHKVRLILLDDKSDTQTSIKLYEKLITEDKVDLILGPYSSGITEAVTNVTERYKMPFVAYGAASSPIWEKGRRYIFNIVAVAEDYQKGAVHLAKQIGVKKAAIIGEDSLFPRQAGKGAKDWAKQLGIEIVIEENYPLKQTDFTALLQKIKAAGAEAVFSNSYFADSAAQLRQMHEQNMNFKLYCSTIGPALPNFPEQLGATAEYVLGFSQWEPLPKILKHPGMEEYIANYEKRFGEKPNYHAGTAYGALQVTEAAVKKAGGFDSEKLREALATIEVQTVFGRYKVDAKGMNAHEGITFQVLRGQRRVVWPEKWAETKAELPMPEWSKR
- a CDS encoding YaiI/YqxD family protein → MQIWVDADACPQVIKEILFRAAERAQVLTTLVANAPLRTPPSPFIRSVRVARGFDVADHRIVQEVQPGDLVITADIPLAAEVIARGAHALDPRGELYSEDNVRERLAMRNLMQELRSTGAVLGGPAPFDQSDRQLFANHLDHFLRRDRPA
- a CDS encoding DoxX family protein; the protein is MNLALWIVQGLLALLFLFTGGMKLVMPLEELTKQMPLPGPFVRFIGVAEVLGAIGLILPGLLRIRPGLTALAAAGLVIIMTGATGITLAGGDVAMALIPLVMGLLSAFVAYGRSRLAPQRE
- a CDS encoding ABC transporter substrate-binding protein gives rise to the protein MVAVFHRIVGRRYLVTTRPLALVLAALLAIVTAPPSATPAPPPGKVLRIGLLYGIRPTFEPASNPVDRALVDGLRASGYELGRNVTIEFRSAQGNPERLPELAAELVRLKVDILVTVGTGPTLAAREATQTIPIVVVGFADLVAAGIVASLARPGGNITGVSVNAAEISAKRVQLLQEAVPKLSRVAVLWNSNLIGMMLSFQQIEMAAPSRGVTVQSVRVSSSDDFDRAFAAMSRERPGGLIVLFGPMRGNDLPRIVEFVTRTRLPAIFEVGQGVRGGGLMEFGPSLPDLARHVGAYVDKIANGARPGDLPVEEPTRFELVINLKAARTLGLTIPPSLLLRADRVVE